The Chrysoperla carnea chromosome X, inChrCarn1.1, whole genome shotgun sequence genome includes a region encoding these proteins:
- the LOC123302461 gene encoding HEAT repeat-containing protein 5B isoform X1, whose protein sequence is MMELSHSLTLNEDALKQIPEAKRPIFVFEWLRFLDKVLTAAQQSDIKDCQKKLVEQLMNRINEAPGPSTRKLIARCLATLFSVGDTFLLFDTVNKCNDILKNKNDSPSFQASRIAAICCVGYMYKKLGRMMGRSYEETVMILVRTLRGAESQTRVEIILTLEKVCAGMGNAINNVHKEIYKACRHSLIDRVMAVRCAAARCLLELLNHATFLHTTELESLATLCFRAFDGSNYEARLAIAKFLGALIAATQQKQKQQFTTAPQAKGIKVVSLDEALGVLMSGFLRGGSGFLKGTGEIIKGSGGINREVRLGVTHAYVIFVQILGGPWLERNITAFLNHVLDLVANPKAASSHVDAVYSRRCVNFILRSVLGKMLGEKAQTSACKEIVHNIIKQMKSIDFNAENVKDLNQETLFSQHLLVCALQELGCLIQSLGTTAQILLSDNTLNLVDTIMTVFVHPCQAARLAAAWCLRCVCVAVPTQITPLIDRCVNNIEVMRTSPEAISGNSAGLAAILSSVRYSPLGVPHMKGKVIFNTAEELLRSANQNSRLSLNRTEAGWLLIGAIMTLGVPVVRGLLPRMLLLWRNAFPRSNTELENEKARGDSFTWQVTLEGRAGALSAIHSLMLHCPDILTDDVLRRLLIPIECALAMLTNLSSVLKTYGQTLKAPAAMVRLRLYETLLLFPPQSFEASYTHLLRMLVTEFTLTENHANTTTSLLRSVCHIEESVILGSWLQESDHRTIEDQVHSYSAAGSGALEHDSCCLYRPLPPSDLVPGPLPLGVAVIDQSIQLFGQIFCRVANKHRLQMLEHFTECIKHTKASRQEATQINIFAAVLSGLKGFTESKTEFGQEDVKKSASALIMSALISPNPILRCSAGESVGRLAQVVGDTRLTGELAQSSFDRLKSARDVASRTGHSLALGCLHRYVGGMGSSQYLNTSVSILLALAQDTTSAIVQVWALHALALISDSGGPMFRGYVEPSLSLILKLLLNVPQSNVDVHQCIGKVLSSLITTIGPELQGNTTMICTARSSFLCACAIMQDHPDPLVQAEATGCLQQLHLFAPRHLNLSSLVPTLCRILSSNHLLLRKAAISCLRQLVQREAKEVCELAMTLANESRDATNTVEGLVITETGLPGVLFSMLDTETDTKLIKDIHETLTSMLQVLAADNVTQWLGICKDVLTISTEERTSIEGSENDDVCEDEDDDHVDLSVGGDEQASAGSVQPRWPTRVFAAQCVRRIIASCKSSNASPAHFDLHAAKENKTAKNDFLVLHISNLIRMAFIAATSDSDQLRLEGLKTLQEIIENFSSVPEPEFPGYLLLEQFQAQVSAALRPAFSPETPSHVTAAACDVCSTWISSGVARDLNDLRRVHQLLVSSLTKLQWRNNNVQLHNESLSTLEKLAILKAWAQVYIVAITGNKSVRDIAGNTEKKIDDSLSQNGENESLLSLVQPQLVSLSKYWFAALRDYALISLPPEFSSQLPRDGGAFYTNDTVYSSRGHYLVLWPPILHAAALWLTKNVNNPDTDRDDQIDNVCNDESDRRNENIQFVNTISDKFYLLFGICMKTLSAPNVSESLDKVMQCLQGLLSLVSSEWAQSLLIADGAYPIELCSVLYRLLMVHDNHTAQILCVKIVMHIIDALQKQLDQGEATEDDIAAITEAIICVTFGILVRHFPQIQPRISASLGVTVSQSATNHDLSGIVVATCFQMLERIPQLCTQKEQAIEIVSLILYLITEVIREYATKCNNNPVNNHVPVQAILQCLRTIAAQGTKQESDEWTNLLKSALGKIIGFAKISAEEEKIDEITIMLTIGVFAIHAPLEVVCTPSLLYPCINYINQCFQSENLTVKTKSIQTLRSILMQSETNIKVAYVRAMGPVLIERLHSDSARLILTESELLVTLEIIGTIEILVNLASINYHIAQRNHILSMVVAILVSFLLDPKERASSNKFGVSLHDNSLQWLMKIGPKYPQEFKVVIGQSMHMKTKLENAIRSTQQTQVKIESPTKNNTLQQPSIKLKTDFSNFS, encoded by the exons ATGATGGAATTATCACATAGTTTAACGTTAAATGAGGATGCGTTAAAGCAAATACCAGAAGCGAAACGACCCATATTTGTATTTGAGTGGTTACGTTTTTTGGATAAAGTTTTAACAGCTGCTCAACAG TCAGATATAAAAGATTGCCAAAAGAAGTTAGTGGAACAGTTAATGAATCGTATAAATGAAGCTCCAGGACCATCTACACGAAAATTAATCGCACGATGTTTGGCAACTTTATTCTCAGTTGGGGACACATTTTTACTATTCGATACCGTAAATAAATGTAATGatattttgaagaataaaaatGATTCACCGAGTTTTCAAGCTTCACGAAT AGCGGCGATTTGTTGTGTGGGATACATGTACAAGAAATTAGGTCGAATGATGGGTCGATCTTATGAAGAAACAGTTATGATTCTAGTTCGAACGTTGCGTGGAGCTGAATCTCAAACACGTGTTGAAATAATCCTAACTTTGGAAAAAGTTTGCGCTGGTATGGGAAACGCTATCAACAATGTACATAAGGAGATTTACAAAGCTTGTCGGCATTCTTTAATCGATCGAGTCATGGCTGTTCGATGTGCAGCTGCTCGATGTCTCCTCGAATTACTAAATCATGCAACATTTTTACATACAACCGAACTCGAAAGTTTGGCAACACTATGTTTTCGGGCATTCGATGGATCAAATTATGAAGCACGTCTTGCAATTGCTAAATTTTTGGGAGCACTTATAGCTGCCACTCAAcagaaacaaaaacaacaatttacAACAGCTCCACAAGCGAAAGGAATTAAAGTTGTTAGTTTGGATGAGGCTTTGGGTGTTTTAATGTCGGGATTTTTGAGAGGTGGCAGTGGATTTTTAAAGGGTACGGGAGAAATTATTAAGGGAAGTGGTGGTATTAATCGAGAAGTTCGTCTAGGAGTCACTCAT GCATACgtaatatttgttcaaattttgggAGGTCCTTGGCTGGAACGTAACATAACCGCATTTTTAAATCATGTTTTGGATTTAGTTGCAAATCCAAAAGCAGCATCATCTCATGTCGACGCTGTATATTCCCGCCGTTGTGTAAACTTCATTCTTCGCAGTGTCCTTGGAAAGATGTTAGGCGAAAAGGCACAAACTTCTGCGTGCAAGGAAATTgttcataatataattaagcaaatgaaatcgatcgactTTAATGCAGAAAATGTGAAAGATTTAAACCAGGAAACTTTATTTAGTCAACATTTACTTGTCTGCGCTTTACAAGAGTTGGGATGTTTAATACAAAGTCTAGGGACTAccgcacaaattttattatctgatAACACACTTAATCTTGTGGATACAATAATGACTGTATTCGTACATCCATGTCAGGCAGCTCGATTAGCTGCCGCTTGGTGTTTACGATGTGTTTGCGTCGCAGTCCCAACTCAAATAACTCCACTTATTGATCGATGTGTGAATAATATTGAAGTTATGCGTACATCTCCAGAAGCAATTAGTGGAAACAGTGCTGGACTTGCTGCGATTTTAAGTAGTGTACGATATTCCCCACTCGGTGTGCCTCATATGAAAGGAAAAGTGATATTTAACACAGCTGAAGAACTACTACGAAGTGCAAACCAGAATAGTCGATTATCGTTAAATCGCACCGAAGCGGGTTGGTTATTAATTGGTGCAATTATGACCCTTGGAGTACCAGTTGTTCGTGGTTTATTACCCAGAATGTTGTTATTATGGCGAAATGCGTTCCCACGTTCAAATACCGAGCTAGAAAATGAAAAGGCTCGTGGGGATTCGTTTACATGGCAAGTTACATTAGAAGGACGAGCTGGAGCATTATCAGCGATACATAGTTTAATGTTACATTGTCCTGATATTTTAACTGACGATGTTCTTCGTCGATTGTTAATCCCAATCGAATGTGCTCTTGCAATGTTAACAAATTTGTCATCGGTGTTGAAAACTTATGGACAAACGTTAAAAGCTCCAGCTGCTATGGTCCGATTACGTCTTTacgaaacattattattattcccaCCGCAATCATTCGAAGCGTCGTACACACATCTTCTTCGAATGTTAGTCACGGAATTTACATTAACCGAAAATCATGCAAATACAACGACATCTTTACTACGATCTGTTTGTCACATCGAAGAATCTGTGATTTTGGGATCTTGGTTACAAGAATCTGATCATCGTACCATCGAGGATCAAGTACACTCATACAGTGCCGCCGGTTCAGGTGCTTTAGAGCATGATTCTTGCTGTTTATATCGACCTCTACCACCAAGTGATTTGGTACCAGGTCCGTTACCACTTGGGGTTGCCGTTATCGATCAAAGTATCCAGTTGTTTGGACAAATATTTTGCCGTGTTGCTAATAAACATCGTTTACAAATGCTTGAACATTTTACTGAATGTATTAAGCATACAAAAGCATCGCGACAGGAAGCAACGCAAATTAATATATTCGCAGCTGTGTTGAGCGGTTTGAAAGGTTTCACAGAATCGAAAACAGAGTTTGGACAAGAAGATGTGAAAAAATCAGCATCTGCACTAATCATGAGCGCTTTAATATCCCCAAATCCAATATTACGATGTTCAGCTGGTGAATCTGTGGGTCGATTAGCGCAAGTTGTAGGCGATACACGATTAACTGGTGAATTAGCTCAATCGAgctttgaccgtttaaaatccGCTCGGGATGTCGCATCTCGAACAGGTCATTCACTAGCTTTGGGATGTTTACATCGTTATGTTGGTGGCATGGGATCTTCACAATATCTGAACACGAGTGTATCAATTCTACTTGCCTTAGCTCAAGATACAACCTCAGCAATTGTCCAAGTATGGGCGTTACATGCCCTTGCACTTATCTCCGATTCTGGTGGCCCAATGTTTCGTGGATATGTCGAACCTTCGCTATCCTTGATCCTGAAACTTTTACTAAATGTACCACAATCGAACGTCGATGTACATCAATGTATTGGAAAGGTTTTGTCGTCTTTGATAACGACCATTGGTCCCGAATTACAGGGTAACACGACTATGATATGTACAGCACGATCATCATTCTTATGCGCATGTGCAATCATGCAAGATCATCCTGATCCATTAGTACAAGCTGAAGCTACCGGATGCCTAcaacaattacatttatttgcTCCACGTCATTTGAATTTATCGTCTTTAGTACCAACTTTATGTCGAATATTATCCTCGAACCATTTGTTACTACGCAAAGCGGCAATATCTTGTTTGCGACAGTTGGTACAACGTGAAGCTAAAGAAGTATGTGAATTGGCGATGACGTTAGCGAATGAAAGTCGCGATGCAACAAATACTGTTGAAGGACTTGTAATCACCGAAACTGGACTTCCTGGAGTGTTATTCAGTATGTTGGACACAGAAACAgatacaaaattgattaaagatATACACGAAACCTTGACTAGCATGCTACAAGTTTTAGCTGCTGATAACGTTACCCAATGGCTGGGTATTTGTAAAGATGTGTTGACTATCTCCACGGAGGAACGTACTAGCATTGAAGGTAGTGAAAATGACGATGTTTGTGAAGATGAAGATGATGACCATGTTGATTTAAGTGTTGGAGGGGATGAACAAGCTTCAGCAGGATCAGTTCAACCACGCTGGCCTACTAGAGTATTCGCTGCCCAATGTGTTCGTCGTATAATAGCTTCCTGTAAATCATCAAATGCATCCCCAGCTCATTTTGACTTACACGCTGCCAAAGAGAATAAAACGGCTAAAAATGATTTCTTAGTGTTACATATTTCGAATTTAATTCGAATGGCTTTTATAGCAGCCACAAGTGATTCAGATCAATTACGTTTGGAAGGTTTGAAAACATTACAAGAAATCATTGAGAATTTTTCAAGTGTCCCCGAACCAGAGTTTCCTGGTTATTTATTACTTGAACAATTCCAAGCGCAAGTTAGTGCTGCATTACGTCCAGCATTTTCACCAGAAACTCCATCACATGTAACTGCAGCTGCTTGTGATGTATGTTCGACGTGGATTAGCTCTGGAGTGGCACGCGATTTAAACGATTTACGACGAGTTCATCAACTGCTTGTGTCATCCCTTACGAAATTACAGTGGCGTAATAACAATGTACAATTACATAATGAAAGTCTATCAACTTTGGAGAAGTTAGCGATTTTAAAAGCATGGGCTCAAGTGTATATTGTTGCAATAACCGGAAATAAATCGGTACGTGATATAGCCGGAAATACTGAAAAGAAAATCGATGATTCACTATCACAAAATGGGGAAAATGAGAGCTTATTATCTTTAGTACAACCGCAGCTTGTAAGTTTATCGAAATATTGGTTTGCTGCACTACGTGATTATGCATTAATATCTTTACCTCCAGAATTTTCGAGTCAATTACCACGAGATGGTGGCGCATTTTATACAAACGATACAGTATATTCATCTCGAGGacattatttagttttatggCCTCCAATACTTCATGCAGCTGCGTTATGGCTAACCAAAAATGTGAATAATCCTGATACAGATCGAGATGATCAAATCGATAATGTGTGTAACGATGAAAGTGATCGtcgaaatgaaaatattcaatttgttaACACAATTTCggataaattttatctattatttggTATTTGCATGAAGACACTAAGTGCGCCGAATGTCAGTGAATCACTTGATAAAGTAATGCAATGTTTACAAGGTTTACTATCGTTGGTCTCATCTGAATGGGCACAAAGCTTACTAATAGCGGATGGGGCATATCCAATTGAGCTATGTTCTGTGCTATATCGATTATTGATGGTACACGATAATCACACTGCCCAAATTTTATGCGTAAAAATTGTTATGCATATAATTGACGCATTACAAAAACAATTGGATCAAGGCGAAGCTACAGAAGATGATATTGCTGCAATTACTGAAGCGATTATTTGTGTTACTTTTGGTATATTGGTACGTCATTTTCCACAAATTCAACCACGTATTAGTGCATCATTAGGTGTGACTGTGTCACAGAGCGCTACGAATCACGATCTATCTGGCATCGTTGTTGCGACATGCTTTCAAATGTTGGAACGTATACCGCAATTGTGTACTCAAAAAGAAC aagCCATTGAAATTGTATCcctaatattgtatttaataacagAAGTAATTCGGGAATACGCAacaaaatgcaataataatccCGTAAATAATCATGTTCCTGTTCAAGCAATTTTACAATGTTTACGTACAATTGCCGCCCAAGGAACAAAACAAGAGAGTGATGAAtggacaaatttattaaaaagcgCACTTGGAAAAATTATTGGATTTGCCAAAATTA GTGCTGAAGAAgagaaaattgatgaaattactATAATGTTAACAATTGGTGTATTTGCAATTCATGCCCCCTTAGAAGTAGTTTGTACCCCAAGTTTATTGTACCCCTGTATTAACTATATTAATCAATGTTTCCAAAGTGAAAATTTAACT gtaaaaacaAAGTCGATTCAAACATTACGATCAATTTTAATGCAATCTGAAACGAATATTAAAGTGGCGTATGTTCGAGCAATGGGTCCTGTTTTAATTGAGCGTTTACATTCAGATTCAGCGCGATTAATACTCACCGAATCGGAGTTATTGGTGACCTTAGAAATTATAggaacaattgaaattttagtcaATTTAGCAAGTATTAACTATC ATATTGCACaaa gaaaTCATATTCTGTCAATGGTTGTGGCGATTTTGGTCAGCTTTTTATTAGATCCAAAAGAACGTGCTTCATCAAATAAGTTTGGTGTTTCGTTACATGATAACAGTTTACAATGGTTAATGAAAATTGGTCCGAAATATCCACAG gaGTTTAAAGTGGTCATTGGTCAGTCGATgcatatgaaaacaaaattggaaaatgcGATAAGAAGTACACAACAAACCCAAGTTAAAATTGAATCGCCTACAAAGAATAACACACTTCAACAGCCATCgattaaattgaaaactgattttagtaacttttcatag